CTGGTGGTAGATTTCACTTTCTGACAAATGGAGAGACAGAGATGCGCTTCTGAATACATTCGGTGCATCTCACTCCAGCGCAAAGTAGATCAAGGCTGGCGTATGAAATGTCTTGATAAATTCCCCTCCTTGTCCcttacctcctccattgctgACTATGCAAGCCATGGCCATGTATGTTACCATGTATGCTTATTACATTATTTTTGTCTAAATACGTAATAATAtgcaataatatatatatggatTAAAGTGGCCGTCTTACTTAGAGAAGAGTAAAGAAATGCAGCAAATAAACATTAGCACAGTGTCAAGGCAGCAAAATGAAACCATACTCACTGTAAATTTCAAGTCAGATATAGCGTCCTGTTTCAATGTTGGTGTTGGATGCATCCATTCTTTTGCCGTCACGAGAAAGGACACGTACATAGGTTTTTCGGCGTGTATCTGGGTCTATCTTCTCGCCATAAGCCTTCATATTTTCACAAACATGCTCCAGAAGCTCCATAAGATGAGCTTCAGTTCGGGAATAAGGCACCTAAATTTAATATGGTATGAAATACCAAAAGATTAGTCTTTCTCAAGTAAATAACCTTTACCATGGGGTGACTGATGGCCAACCATTCATCCCTGATAATGACTGTGAGCAGAGGTGATAGCTGGATTTACATGAAGCAATCATCCCCTCTATATGGGGGATGAATGATCTCTACTgtgatcgctcgtccccatgcagattcattgtttgctggcatcaAATGCCTCTTTTACACAGGACAATCTGCTACCAGCAAACAAAGATTTTGTGTGCGGCACGAAAGATGCGATTACTTTATAAAGGTTTATCAGGTGGGCATTTACATGAGCTTGTTCCTGATCATTTCCCTGTGTAAAAGGGCCCTTACGAGAAACAAAAAGGCACACGTAAAATGTAAAActgcaaggcctctttcacatgggcgttgcgggaaaatgtgcgggtgcgttgcgggaacacgtgcgatttttcagagcgagtgcaaaacattgtaatgctttttgcactcgcgtgagaaaaatcggcatgtttggtacccaaaccagaacttcttcacagatgttcgggcttgggatcggtgttctgtagattgctattattttcccttatacccatgttataagggaaaatattacattctgaatatagaatgcatagtaaaatagcgctggaggggttaaaaaaataaaaattttactcaccttaatccacctgatcgcgcagccggcatctccttgtgtcttcatcttagctgtgtgcagtaacaggacctgtggtgacgtcactccggtcatcacatgatcttttaccatggtgatggatcatgtgatggaacatgtgatgaccggagtgacgtcaccacaggtcctgttcctgcacacagctaagatgaagacacaaggagatgccggctgcgcgatcaagtggattaaggagagttaaatttttatttttttataataataggaaaataataatgatcgggtctccatcccgatcgtctcctagcaaccgtgcgtgaaaaatcgcaccgcatccgcacttgcttgcgattttcacgcaaccccattcatttctatggggcctgcgttacgtgaaaaaacgctgaatatagagcatgctgcgattttcacgcaacgcacaagtgatgcgtgtaaatcaccgctcatgtgaacagccccatagaaatgaatgggtcgggattcagtgcgggtgcaatgcgttcaactcaagcatcgcatccgcgtggaatactcgcccgtgtgaaaggggcctaagcctgTTCACTGCTACACTACCTAGTCGGCAGGGGTCTGAAACCCAGCACATCAGCTGTTTTGCATTAGCTCCAGAGCAGAaagctattcacttcaatgggaacggTGCTGCGCTAACCAGCTTCATCCACTACACACTGGACGAAGATGTGGAAGTTCTGGCACCAGAGCCAATGCAGTGGTTGTGGGGTGTCAGATCCTTGTCagtcatatactgatgacctatcttgaggatggaCCATAGTTTTTAGGATCctgagcaacccctttaatacctgcATTTCTATACATGCTTGCCTACTCCACAAGTCCTTGGCATCATTCTAGACTTGTGCCATGGTCAAGCTTATATTTCTCTTCTCTGTGTGGTAACTGTATGTGTCTGGTATTCTCGACTCTCGTGCTGCAATTTATCCtacataaggctactttgacacctgcattttcctttccggtattgaggatataggatctcaaaaccggaggaaaacgcttggggacaaaactgaactaaactgagtgcaccagaatgcattccgttccgtttggttgtgttcccatgccggatacaaaaccgctgcaagctgtgtttttgtgtgcgtcatgggatactaatcaagacggatctggcaatgtaaatcaatggtgccggatcagttttctcagacatgaaaaaaaaaaaaaacggatccagcgcccattgacttacaatttaGTGCCAGATCTGTCTTGGTCATTTTagaaataatacaaccggatccgttcagaacagatacagccggttgtattattatgacggatgtgtttttgctgatccatgactgatccagcaaaaccacagatgtgaaagtatcctaagcaGTTTTCGAATTAAATGTTCCAGCAATGTACTAGTACCGGAAAATGCTGCCAATATTAATATTTATCAATCTGACAGGTGCCTAATATTAATAAATGGGAAATAAATTAGTATTTAAACTGGACAAATTGTAAATCTGATCAATTGTCAGACTGACCATTGTTACGAATATGTGGAACTTTCAGCTCCGTAGGAATATCTTAGATGTACAAGGTGCTACTCAATGGGACTTTTTGCAAGAAATACCTAACCCTAACCTAATCCAGAATACATGGCAATGTAGATGCACCCAAACTGACATACCTCAATTATAGACTGGGAACCATCAGGGTTTATTCTAAAAGATCCTTTCTGAATGGTCTTCTTAGGATCCACTTGTGAGATCTCCCACTCCATTTCATCGACAAGGGCTCGGCAAGCTGACACAGAAGAGACATGTCATTACTTCAGACGAGACTATGCAAGCAACAGATCGGATAAGTCATAGGTTCCTAGTTCACCAAACCTAATATAAAACCAGATGTATACACATCATCCATATAGGCTGCTATACATGGAGATAAAATGTCCTCTGCACACCCTAGGATCAAATTCTGACATCAAATGTATTAGATCACATGAAATGATCAGTGATAAAGGACATTACTGGATCAAAATGGTTAGAAAATGCTTGTTAGCGTTACACATTACTAGTATCGTAGTGTATAAGCAGAGTCTATAGTGCAGAAAGCATGGTGCCTAATTTGCTAAAGCTGACTTCCAAACTTACTGTGTGAAGGGCTGCACCCCTactttttattaaagggaatcaTGTGGCTTAGAAAACCCATTAAGCATTATTaaaccagtggcgatgacacctgATAGTTTAATATGAATAATGAATGTTTACATGCAGGTCCGCTCACCTGCTTGCTGGCGCTGTGCAGGGAACATGGCTGCTCATGAAGAGCTTACACTGGGGACGCACTGCGTATGTGCTGGTTACCCTGTCCGTCCCCAGTGTAAGTGAATAGAGGCCACTGATGGATGGAATCTTCCATCGGCACCCATTTTCGCAGTGCGGTGTCGGCAAGCAGGTGAGTGGACCTGCATGCAAGTAGGAATTAAGtaagaagattaaaaaaaaaaaaaaactactaacTTCATATGCATTTTGAATATGCCTTGAATAATTTCCCAGCACATGTGCAGCTAGTTATataaactggccaacccctttaaaggctacatACACCTCTGGGGGCAATtttttgcattgtacttattttcagcttaaaaccattttttttaaattggtctttattacaaatatggagcccttttttctgtacagagctgagatgctctaatagagggatcCGAATTTCCTCTCTGCTTCGTCAGCCAGCTgatctgacgggctccttatctctgctctctgacattataaacactcatagctcagttcttatcttactgataaaatgtggcttaaataagtgtttatgacctcttagtaaattagagataagggttattagatgacggcacaaagtgaaagtaaaacgtagcattcacacagctagacaaacagttaacccactgtgacagaacggctcaatatttttaataaagaccaattggaaaaatgatttttaactcaaaatgagtaaaatgcaatcataaaaaaaaagcctccaaaaaggtgtacatagcctttaaaaggcaaagcatttcttaaagggattctgtcatcagaaatgagccctataagctaaacatatggcgatgtcccttgtagaacacagaatcctaaagtgagtttatctaatgcccctgtggctctatattcataaaaaagacgtttatatcacctgccaatcacttcaaaatgtgtccaaggggacgtctcatgctgaaaggtgcccggctgcagccatgtcGTTTATGTGCCCAGCGTCGCCTCCTCAAGTGAAATCACCGCCCTCCCTTTTATTATATCCGCCTACTTCAGTTCGTGGCCGCCTCTAACCTCCGCTCGCTTCATCCAGATCCCGCGTGTGCGCACTAGGTAtatcctgatgcgcccgtgcggactactggcagcgACCTCGTATAGCGAAGTGCACATGCGCCAGCCGGCACACTTCGCTCGAACCTCCACTGACTCACTGACTATTACAGCCCATCCCAGCCATCcaacctagtgcgcacgcgcgggatctggatGAAGTGAGCGGTGGTTAGAGAAGCAGTGTTGACGTGAGGTAGGCGGATCGCATGAAAGGGAGGGCAGCGATTTCACTACAGAAGGCGGCATTGGGCACCTAAACgacatggctgcagccgggcacctttcaccaggagacgtccccttggatACATTTTAAAGTGATTGACCGGTGATAtaaattgcatatatatatatatatatatatatatatatatatatatatatatatatatatatatatatatatatagccacagGGGTATTAGataaactcactttaggattctgtgttttacaagggacatcgccatatgtttagcttatagggctcatttctgatgacagaatccctttaactctaTAAATTGCACCCTCCAGTGTTAAAGGCACTATCGATGTCATCATTCATAGGGTATATAAAACACCGGTATTTTTAGAAAGAATTGGGGTTAGGAATGATGATAAGTGTCCGAAGTGCATGGAGGAGGGAGCGGACCTGGTACACATGCTCTGGTCGTGTCCAGTGATAGGTCGATATTGGGATGAGGTGCGGATCATGATTAATCACAAATTGGCGCTGAGTCTGCAAATGGACCCTAAGGTTTGTGTGTTGGGGTATGTGTCAGAGATTGGAGGGAGTGAATTGCTCAAGGTGGCGGTGGGAAGGCTGTTATAAGTGGCCAGGAAACTGGTGGCGCAGAGGTGGATCCAGGGGAGTCCGCCAACGATAGAGGAGTTTGTGAGAAGGGTGAAGGATATGTTGGTCATGGAAAAAAGTGTGTTTGTCAAGAGAGGCTGTCCTCTGAAGTTTGAGAAACTGTGGAATGAGTGGTTGTCTCATACTCATATTGTGTTATAAAATAAGATGGAGGTTGTCTTATCCTTatccattgggggggggggggaaggaataAGGATTACATATGTATTCCAATGCATTATTGCCGGTTCATCATTCTCTACAGTTTATGGAAGCCGTCACCTTGCCGGCAGATTCTATGGTACTTCTCCTTAGATTTTGCTGAGAGAgtgaaggcccctttacatgggcaAACTCGGCAGGCAGCTATCAGGAAGGAACCatacattcctgataattgcctgcttgtctGAAGAGGCGAGAGCTGCATGCAGCAATCATTTCCTCTGCGTGGGAACGAGGAATCACTACCgagattgctcgtccccatagagaatcattcTTTCTGGGAAGCAGATAGCTGTTTACATTGAACTATCTGCTGCCTTGAAATGATGATTTAGACGTCTGCATCTAGAATGTTGTCAGTGTCGTTCAACAGGTGATTGGCAGCAccattacacagggcaattatttgGGAACGGCCGTTCCTAGGAAAGCTTCTTACTGATAATTGCCCCAATCATCTGCTCAtgctaaagaggacctttcacaggtccagacattatgaaataagtaggggGTTCTGTAGGGCATAGTTCATGGATGTAATATCACTTACTAGTGAGCCTGTCTGGCGCTCCATTCCCCCtgcagcatcggtacagggaggaggagactgccctgtttctcagtgggcgtctccttctccctggctgtagctcggtccaatcgcagcggagagcgtcacagccagggagaaggtaaggtttttttttctctctggctgtgacgttttccgctgtgattggacagcgctacagccagggagaaggagacgcccactgagaaacagggcagtctcctcctccctgtaccgatgctactcATTAGCATATCAGGTAGGCAAAgtgaacgggggccacagcggggtaACGGAGGGGcgcccagacaaactagtaagcaatATTACATCCATGAATTATGCCCTACCACAACcccctacttatttcataatgtctggacccatgaaaggtcctctttaagggcccTAAGATGCTAGGATGATTTATAACAAGCTCCACCCTGCAGTAAACGTTTGGAACAGAGTCAGGTGTGGGGGGCGTCTTGAGTATGTGTAAAGTTCATTATTTGGCCTGTatacaaaaaaagacatttttttttttttattcaaacggTTCATTTACCTTTACTGTATCAACTTGTTTTGTTTGCAGTCCCCCTCCCCCAATGAAAGTGGCATTCTATGTAAATGAGAGGGAGGAGGCAGATTAAGCAGCGTTATCTAAGTGGGAAAGCAAAAGACCGTCCTGCGCACTTTGGGGCAGGTTACTGCAAAGCGACTGCGGCATGTTCAAGGACAACCTCTTGAATTAGAATCGGACACGGAAAAACGGGTGGTGCccattaaaatgacattttaagcctcatttacacgtcagtgttcggtcagtgattttgagccaaaaccaggtgcggctctaaacacagaacaggggcagatctttcccctggtttgggctcacagtcactgatgggaaaacactgacgtgtgaatgaggctttactgggAATTGCCAACACTGTTTTTCAATGTGGTTATTGGctacgagtttttttttttttttttacagatgtaATACCTGTAAAAATCACGTCGCCAATAACTGCATTGCAAAACCATGGTAAAACACGCAACACTACCActaataaataattatatatattattccccccccccccccccagcatagaTATTATTAGTATAAATATATACTGAATTATTATCGATAATTAGTATATCCATTAGTAGATATATTAgtacaaaaaatattagtttgcaTGTCTTCCGGCACACTGTCTAAATATATAATAgggttaaggctaggtctacacgacgacatgtgtcgcgcaacaattttaataattatagtctatggtgtcgcactgcgacgcgacagtcgcagaaaaatccatcttgaatggattttttttgcgactgtcgcatcacagcatgtcgcagcgtgacaccatagactatcattatataaattgtcgcgcgacaagtGTACACCTAGCCTAAGGGATCATGAGATGACAATCAGCAGTCAATACGCTGTATTGTTTTTCTCACAGGCACTAATAGGCTGCACATCAATACGCTCTGTAGCAGAGGGAGCAGTTTCACAATATGGCGATGTTGTATGGTGTTACAGATCACTGCATCACGCACCGTTTTAAATGAATCCATGTGAAATGTGACCGCTAAAGAGCAAAGAAGCCTAGCTGAACCAACCAAACCAATGGGTAAGCCCTGCTGTATGCTGAACATGTAGCTATACTGGAAGGATGTCCATGGTATGCAAGACCCCTACAGTGATGACCAAATATGAGATCTGGCTAGTCCGGCTGCGCAGCAGATTTACAGCAAAATACGTTGCAAACAACTTCTACCACGTTAACTTAGGAGTGTACTAGCCGTAGACCCCACAAGGAATTTGCCCAGTAGGCCAATGCTCAGGGGGCAGCCCAAGCCCTCCTCAATGCCACTGGCGGGGAACAGAATGCACTAATGCTCTCTGCGGTAACAACAGGTACTTATCTACCTGGGTGGTGGCCGCAGGTGCCCTTCTGAATTCAATTGTATGGCTGTCCACAGGGCGGTGATAGAGTTGAATACTGAAGCAAGGCACTGGAACTATTGGCTCTCTGTCCTGCCATAGGCCTCAGGCCATTATATGAGGCAGTGTACAAATGGTGCAAGGACACAGGTGTCTCAGGCCGCAGGTTAAAAATGGCCTGCACCGCATACTGAAaggaatttatttttctttgccACTTGGGGAGCTAATGACTAGGGGTACTATGGGGGTCACTAATAGGACAGTCCAGGCAGCATGttgaaggtagggctggcttggtgctgtggcccacatctcacctaagccccctgctccatatcttaattaggccaccacagaggggcagcttctgGGGCAATATTTTGTTCTGCTCTGttccatttggttctgctgggagggTATTTTGTGCACGCACCATGGTATTGCCTACTCGTGTTGGCCTGTCTTCTGTacatttggacccgcctacatcATGGGGGCTTCTGGCCCTGTCCCACACCCTTTTCAGGAAAGTGACGAGGCAGCACTGAAAAGTAAGTGgaattttaaaaagttgcaaacactgggggtcatttactaaggccGCCATTTTACGCTGGTCTTTTACGCTGCCAGATGATACGCATAATTTATGACAGGGCGTGCACACCTTCAGCAATCCATGTGCCTGGCAGGAAAAACTACTCCAGCCAAATGTTGGTAAATCTGTTGGGGCCAATGTCCTGGCCCCCTCCCTCAACACTCTTAAGTGTTGAAAGTGGAGCAGAAACGCCCCGTGCAACTAAATATTGTTGCACATGCAttttaaaaagttgaaaaaagggAGTTGTTCAACCTTTTTCCCCCGCAAAAGTAGTGTAAaaatgtttgtaaatgaccctcCCTGTGTTTATGGCATAATAAATGTAATGTAACAGTAATACTAGTAGGAAGTACACAATGTAATCTTACCTCCGCAGTGCACATCCTGCCCTCTTCTGGCCAAAGTACCAGTGAAGAAGGGGACTAAAAGAACAGTGAGCAGAAGCCAGCGGGATTTGGGGATCACCATCTTTATATAGTGTCCTCCCCAGAACCTGTAGTTTGATCAAACACAAAGAAAAtgattgtaaggcctcttgcacatgaacgtttttttttccccgtttacattcagttttttgcgttacgtatacggaaccattcatttcaatgggtcagcaaaaaaatggaaatgtactccatatgctttCCTTTTCCGTtcatagatagaacatgtcctattattatcatccgcataacggacaaggatagtactgttctattagatgCAGGAAGTaaagttccgcaaaaaacggaatgcacacggatgtcatccgtaattttagcggaccgcaaaacactgaaaaagccatatggtcgtgtgcaataggcctaatgtTGATGGATAGATCTCATTGTCTTCAGAAAAGACCTCCTGGCACCTTCATATGTAAAACAACAAAGAACACATAATAGTCTACGTATACATAACATACAAATTACGGAATTTTTATATCATTCATATTTAGTGATTGATGTAAaagataaaaatgatttttctgaTGTAGGAAATAGAATTGGTACATATACAGTAAATGCTGAGAAAACAATTCCGCCAAATACTCGCTCACTCATCCCCCTTGCTGGTTTAGATCTCCGCTTTGTCGCACGGACATTCAAAGAGGTATCACAAATTTTAAGAGGCATGCACATCTAAAGTAAGCAGGGGAGAGATTAAGACTGGTGTGTAAAACGCCAGTCTTGACGAATGTCCCCCTAAATCTTTCAGACGCAGCACACAGGACActacagagaggcatggagcagcAGGGATTTAAACAAAGCCCTAAAGTatccaacagctgatcggggtGTGGGTGCTGGGAGTCTAACCCCCACCGATTTGATActgatcctgaggacaggtcatcaatatcatgagaCCACACAACCccgtttaacccttaggataacggaagtttgtttttgcatttttatttttcttcaccatcttccttgagccataactttttttatttttccgttcacatagctgtatgacagcttattttttgtggcacaagttgtagtttctaatgccaccattttatatggcttacaatgtaaaaaaaataattccaaatggggtggaattggaaaaaaaacgcaattcatccaccattttacgggttttgttcccactgcgTTCCTTTTGCTGTTAAACTGacttgtgcccttcattctctgggtcagtacaattacaacgataccacatatgtataggttttatgtctaaatagatgaaaataaatgtaaaaactttatgtcaccatattctgacccccataacttttttatagttatatctactgagctgtgtggaggCTCATTTTTCACGGGACAATCTGtagcttttattgataccattttggagcgtgtgtgactttttgatcactttttttgtaagagaaaaaattgcaaattggccatttttaccctttttttgcgTTACGCcatattggaaaaaatatttatattttaatagtactggcATTTACAGTATCGGTGatacatgatgtttatattttttgttatatatgtatttttttattctatggaaaggggggtcatttaaactttaattttttttatatatttttagtggtTTATTATTTTAAAGCTCGTATTTGAGCCTCcaaaatctattttttattttattctgaacaatcatggacTTTATATATCCATTAATTGTTCAGAATTGcgcatttcttatgttggcctgccatctgctggccaaaataagaattgaagCTTAAATGCCCTGGGTCTCTTCAGCGAGACCCAGCACCTTAAAATCAATTACTAGCATCCTCATTGGGCACAgagtttttcaccctttagatgccgtgatctcacttgatcacagcatctaaaaggctttaatgaccacgATCGACATTATTGCCGGACACGGTCAATATCCGCCAGTCTCTGCAATGGCATATCTCTGCCTGTGGGACACCAATCAAGCCAAGCGTGGTATAGGACTGTATGACTCTTCAGATGGCcaggaccgcccacatgacttCACAGGGAGAACGCGCTACTTTGTAACATGATGGTAGGTTCCTGCcatttatactgatgacttatcgtcagcataggtcatcaacatctgatctgtgggggtctgacacccagcaccccggctgatcagctgtttgaagagcagaCGGCGCTCCATGTGAGTGCACTAAGCATCATCTCCTCTGGATCGGCAGTATAGTGTATTCAAgtgaattagggtccattcacacctccgcaaaatgggtccggatccgttccgtaattttgcggaacgggtgcagacccattcattttcaatggggccagaatgtgctgtccgcatccgcacttatgctttcgtttccgcaaaaaaaaaaatatatatatcgaacatgtcctattcttgtccacaattgcggacaagattaggcattttctattatagtgccaacGATGTGCGGTccccaaattgcggaatgcacattgccagtgtctgtgttttgcagaacatttacggacgtgtgaatggacccttagggtaaaTTCACACGATCGTATAATTTtatccgcatctgatccgcattttgcggaatagatgcAGATCCATTTATTTCTAAGGGTGAATAAAATGCGCGGACAATATGaagcttgtcctactattgtccgtacagatcggtccgcagccccattcaagtcaatagatctgcaaaatgcggatgacatacggatccGTTTCCATATTTTTGAAGGCCTTAATAGTTTTTTCTCCATCTTTTTTtcccttccattttttgcggaccgtaaccCAAACGGAAGtcatttgtccgcaaaatgcggacataGGTTGTACCCTTACACTACACTGCTGAAACTTCTGAGACGACAGGCAGCGTAATGAACAGCAAGTAGCCCTCGCATGGACCCCCATCGATCGGATATAgaggacctatcctgtggataggacatcagtattaaacactcagaaaacccctttaagggctcccCAATCATTTTGCCCACGTTTAGAGGTTCTCACTTCCAGGTGGATCAGGGTGACAGCCTTACATGCACTGCATATACATGTGTCCTATGTCTGCCACCACTTCATATAACGTACTGTACTACACAGAAGCACGAACGTAGAGTTATGTCATTCACTTTCCTAATCTCTCTGCATGAAACCATTGCTCCCCCATACCAGACAAACCATCCCAAATCCCTTCACCCGCCCCCCGCTAGTTACCGGCTCCTGTCCACATCGGCAGCTTCAGCAACACTGAGAGCAGTGAAGCCCCCAGTCAGGCTGTCCTTTACCCTGCCTTATAACAAAGAGGGTTAGTAAAGTGATGAGGCTTTAAACGTGGAAGCCGTGGCTCGTCAACCCAATGGACGCAcaccatatatattatatacgcgTCTCCCGCAATTAG
This is a stretch of genomic DNA from Bufo gargarizans isolate SCDJY-AF-19 chromosome 3, ASM1485885v1, whole genome shotgun sequence. It encodes these proteins:
- the CNPY2 gene encoding LOW QUALITY PROTEIN: protein canopy homolog 2 (The sequence of the model RefSeq protein was modified relative to this genomic sequence to represent the inferred CDS: deleted 1 base in 1 codon), which translates into the protein MVIPKSRWLLLTVLLVPFFTGTLARRGQDVHCGACRALVDEMEWEISQVDPKKTIQKGSFRINPDGSQSIIEVPYSRTEAHLMELLEHVCENMKAYGEKIDPDTRRKTYVRVLSRDGKRMDASNTNIEQDAISDLKFTCERIVEEYEDELIEFFSRETDNVKDKLCSKRTDLCDHAVHIPHDEL